A DNA window from Jaculus jaculus isolate mJacJac1 chromosome 1, mJacJac1.mat.Y.cur, whole genome shotgun sequence contains the following coding sequences:
- the Ppp1r26 gene encoding protein phosphatase 1 regulatory subunit 26, which translates to MFLMNAPPVVALQSRWEAFGQPRSFHLPDCFSESKEDVARASVSARVQMIISTLQRDKAVLGMSNERPVQRGQRAERCRGTRPAASPAARREQPAFPACGLPAHCDLLGKDQVASLGSSEPDSDSDDSVDRDIEEAIQEYLRARGVASGPLSQGAPIPTEPAHSSTILTLGPPKLALSSGSVPGDSVGASAGQGSTSPVSVSSEDSFEQSIRAEIEQFLSEKRQHEPPKGEESLEKKSDQNQSSVRLKVNREPPARAAPQPAPTGTCKEFVFRKPPRLAKMSGQPKDPVSTRPAAPRPEATQSRGGARRSTAARRSPRVRSSALVQPASDSSSDDGIEEAIQLYQLEKTRKEAGGDVPPRAQLQEERGPDPPATSPSSTLQSALPEVHRRPPNKKKPVALKVVDSTQGCLHPDQPSKLQKDVKASAPPVHAAARSEPAHRATCRADTSAELMCAEAILDISKTILPAPAEGSDRPPSASPLLSPPGVAPPSDGDSSAIDSDDSIEQEIRTFLALKAQVGSPQPSQGPASPPGPNSQPGILKAPLSKTPDLPLSCKRKRRGRGSTAMPKKTRGVRERAQDIDHKAQPSHDGRDPPGQAKPSEAPGGESEARRQLLPLNTVGLSDGQVSQGHGSHTRASEGRGAGEKESSEDKSSSLDSDEDLDTAIKDLLRSKRKLKKRCRDPRATCKKKVRFGTTEMRFGEKPGSLAGDWKDHGGPQVLRSCLSKCRRDSRDGPGRGHVFSNVAEKTKPGGAGGEDAPLTFLPRSRSPGATLLLRDQGGSECPALAPQPVSEDSSVDSDDSIELEIRRFLAEKAKESVRGSEPRGESPAPLQLGGPARPEAPCRKEPTPGPQPGVCTRSQRARAAPQLAEGGRGSERVRAQVASFLSHTGKSTPRSEQTPRLPAAPGRCEPSLPRGASGGSSAKGPPACRRNVCAHKDQSLQGAEPSVAESAFTQLPRGSKAGTTEAGSARGTFHVNYGNQSLLTPSPGPQANLTLPWNDFTHQSRLPNPWALNSSQGTAWTGVFGGEKEKGTTSQARGPPSLTSSPRKNLPSSGFSPLLSTQLFHFGKSFSWGSKQSSLFSPHLSLPLQGPAFSAFRESQPGRGPVFGNPHLLVKKDSGHWPTGKAQCSVSVRDRRNSGSEDSILDLRYGHRADRDNQDREALGSDASEFSDASVEEGGSSAKKGRVLKL; encoded by the coding sequence ATGTTCCTCATGAATGCCCCGCCAGTGGTGGCCCTCCAGTCCAGATGGGAGGCCTTTGGCCAGCCCAGAAGCTTCCACCTTCCTGACTGCTTCTCAGAGTCCAAAGAGGACGTGGCCAGGGCCTCAGTGAGTGCCAGAGTGCAGATGATCATCAGCACGCTGCAGCGGGACAAGGCTGTGCTGGGCATGAGCAATGAGCGCCCGGTGCAGAGAGGCCAGCGTGCGGAGAGGTGCCGGGGCACCAGACCAGCCGCCAGCCCCGCGGCGCGCAGGGAGCAGCCTGCCTTCCCCGCCTGCGGCCTGCCTGCCCACTGCGACCTCCTGGGGAAGGACCAAGTTGCCAGCCTCGGTTCCTCGGAGCCGGATTCTGACAGCGATGACTCCGTGGACCGGGACATCGAGGAAGCCATCCAAGAGTATCTGAGGGCCAGGGGGGTCGCTTCCGGGCCTTTGTCTCAAGGAGCCCCTATCCCCACAGAGCCTGCCCACAGCAGCACCATACTCACCTTGGGTCCCCCAAAACTTGCCCTTAGCTCAGGCAGTGTCCCTGGTGATTCTGTGGGAGCCAGTGCGGGCCAGGGTTCTACTTCTCCTGTGAGCGTGAGCAGTGAGGACTCCTTCGAACAGAGCATCCGGGCAGAAATAGAGCAGTTTCTGAGTGAGAAGAGACAGCATGAGCCCCCCAAAGGTGAAGAGTCTCTGGAGAAAAAGTCAGACCAGAACCAAAGCTCGGTCCGACTGAAAGTGAACAGAGAGCCCCCAGCCCGGGCAGCACCTCAGCCTGCTCCAACGGGTACCTGTAAGGAATTCGTCTTCCGCAAACCTCCCAGGCTAGCGAAGATGAGCGGGCAGCCCAAGGACCCGGTCAGCACACGGCCAGCCGCCCCCAGGCCAGAGGCTACGCAGAGCCGGGGTGGGGCGAGGAGGAGCACGGCCGCCAGGCGCAGCCCACGCGTCAGGAGCTCAGCCCTGGTGCAGCCGGCGTCTGACTCCAGTAGCGACGATGGCATTGAGGAGGCCATCCAGCTGTACCAGCTGGAGAAAACCAGGAAGGAGGCCGGCGGAGATGTGCCACCCAGAGCCCAGCTCCAAGAGGAGAGAGGGCCCGACCCTCCTGCCACCAGCCCCAGCAGCACCCTACAGAGTGCCTTGCCCGAAGTCCACAGGAGACCCCCAAACAAGAAGAAGCCAGTGGCCCTGAAGGTTGTGGACTCCACCCAAGGGTGCCTCCACCCTGACCAGCCCTCCAAGCTCCAGAAGGATGTCAAGGCCTCTGCACCCCCGGTGCACGCAGCGGCCAGGAGTGAGCCTGCTCACCGAGCCACCTGCCGAGCAGACACCTCTGCAGAGCTGATGTGTGCCGAAGCCATCCTGGACATTTCTAAAACCATCCTACCGGCCCCCGCCGAAGGAAGTGACAGGCCTCCTTCTGCCAGCCCGCTTCTCTCTCCCCCGGGCGTGGCTCCCCCCTCTGATGGTGACAGCAGTGCCATCGACAGCGATGACAGCATAGAGCAGGAGATCAGGACGTTTCTGGCTCTCAAGGCACAGGTAGGGAGTCCGCAGCCTTCCCAGGGCCCGGCGTCCCCGCCCGGCCCCAATAGCCAGCCTGGCATCCTCAAGGCCCCTCTCTCCAAAACACCAGATCTGCCTCTGAGCTGTAAGCGGAAGCGAAGAGGTAGAGGCAGCACTGCCATGCCCAAGAAAACAAGAGGTGTGAGAGAAAGAGCCCAGGACATTGACCACAAGGCCCAGCCGAGCCACGATGGAAGAGATCCACCCGGCCAGGCCAAACCCAGCGAGGCCCCAGGAGGGGAGAGTGAGGCCAGAAGACAGCTTTTGCCTCTCAACACAGTTGGGCTTAGTGACGGACAAGTGTCTCAAGGCCATGGGAGTCATACGAGGGCCAGTGAAGGGAGAGGTGCTGGTGAGAAAGAGAGCTCTGAGGACAAGAGCAGCTCACTGGACAGCGACGAGGACCTTGACACGGCCATCAAGGACTTGCTAAGATCCAAGAGGAAGCTCAAGAAGAGGTGCCGGGACCCCAGGGCTACGTGCAAGAAGAAGGTCAGGTTCGGCACCACAGAGATGCGGTTCGGCGAGAAACCAGGCAGCCTCGCAGGAGACTGGAAAGACCATGGTGGCCCGCAGGTGCTGCGGAGCTGTTTGTCCAAGTGCAGAAGGGACAGCAGGGATGGCCCAGGGAGAGGCCACGTCTTCAGCAATGTGGCAGAGAAAACGAAGCCAGGTGGTGCGGGAGGAGAGGATGCGCCCCTGACCTTCCTGCCCAGGAGTAGAAGCCCAGGAGCAACTCTTCTCTTGAGGGACCAGGGAGGCAGTGAATGTCCTGCGTTGGCCCCCCAGCCCGTGTCCGAGGACAGCTCTGTGGACAGCGATGACAGCATTGAACTGGAAATCAGGAGGTTTTTGGCAGAAAAAGCCAAGGAGTCTGTGCGCGGTTCAGAACCTCGAGGAGAGAGCCCTGCCCCTCTCCAACTGGGCGGCCCTGCCAGGCCAGAGGCGCCCTGCAGGAAAGAGCCAACTCCGGGACCACAGCCCGGTGTGTGCACGCGAAGCCAGAGGGCCAGGGCAGCCCCCCAGCTGGCTGAAGGAGGAAGAGGCTCAGAGAGAGTTAGGGCTCAGGTGGCCAGCTTCTTGAGCCATACTGGGAAGAGTACCCCTCGCTCCGAGCAGACTCCTCGCCTCCCTGCCGCTCCAGGCAGGTGTGAGCCATCGCTGCCCAGGGGTGCCAGCGGCGGCAGCTCTGCCAAAGGACCTCCGGCATGCAGGAGAAATGTCTGCGCTCACAAAGACCAGAGTCTACAAGGTGCTGAGCCCAGCGTGGCGGAAAGTGCTTTCACCCAGCTGCCCAGAGGTTCTAAAGCGGGCACCACCGAAGCTGGGAGCGCCAGGGGGACCTTTCACGTGAACTACGGCAACCAGAGCTTGCTGACCCCCAGCCCGGGGCCTCAGGCAAACCTCACCCTCCCCTGGAACGACTTCACCCACCAGAGCAGGCTGCCCAACCCGTGGGCCCTGAACTCAAGTCAAGGCACAGCATGGACAGGCGTCTTTgggggtgagaaagagaaaggtaccACTTCACAGGCCAGGGGCCCACCCAGCCTCACCTCGAGCCCCAGGAAGAACCTTCCCTCCTCGGGCTTCTCTCCCCTGCTCTCCACCCAGCTCTTCCACTTTGGGAAAAGCTTCTCCTGGGGGAGCAAACAGTCCAGCCTCTTCAGTCCCCATCTGAGCCTCCCTCTGCAGGGCCCCGCCTTCTCCGCCTTCAGGGAGAGCCAGCCCGGCCGAGGCCCTGTGTTTGGAAACCCACATCTGCTCGTGAAGAAGGACAGTGGCCACTGGCCGACCGGGAAGGCTCAGTGCAGCGTCAGTGTACGTGACAGGCGGAACTCGGGCTCCGAGGACAGCATCCTAGACCTGAGGTATGGACACAGGGCTGACAGGGACAACCAGGACCGGGAAGCACTGGGCAGTGACGCCAGTGAATTCAGTGACGCCTCCGTAGAGGAGGGAGGCAGCAGCGCAAAGAAGGGCAGAGTCCTCAAGCTGTGA